In Sandaracinaceae bacterium, the following proteins share a genomic window:
- the ftsH gene encoding ATP-dependent zinc metalloprotease FtsH, whose protein sequence is MKQSHKTLLLWVLLILMFVAIWTMVSSHSEPPRAVAFTEFVTDIQEGKVTEVVVRTQDATGHYRYRVRGADGERPEPQPRETFGILSDQVNEMLMNSGARVEYQPKEENILAGALLTWLPMLFLLGIFFFFMRQLQASGGKAMSFGKSKARLLNESQNKVTFADVAGIDEAKDDCEEIIAFLKDPKKFQRLGGRIPKGVLLMGAPGTGKTLLARAIAGEAGVPFFSISGSDFVEMFVGVGASRVRDLFEQGKKHAPCIIFIDEIDAVGRHRGSGLGGGHDEREQTLNQLLVEMDGFESTDGVIIVAATNRPDVLDPAILRPGRFDRRIIVARPDLGGRLGILQVHTRKVPLHDDVELEIIARGCPGFSGADLENLVNEAALLAARQDKDFVSMQDFEMAKDKVLMGSERRSMVISEKEKKTTAYHEAGHTLVANLLPNHDPIHKVTIIPRGPALGVTMSLPSEERLSYSAAWVRDRIAMALGGRIAEEIVFGQLTTGASDDFKKATQLARSMVTEWGMSEKLGPLAYVEKEDSGFLGSNHHKDYSEETAKEIDDEVRTIIREQYARARSLLEANRDKLEAIAEALLERETLDREEIEAVMGGGPLPPNRHIIVPSYAEKRRDQKDKKKGSIFQPRPREVPTPG, encoded by the coding sequence GTGAAACAGAGCCACAAGACCCTGCTCCTATGGGTCCTCCTCATCCTCATGTTCGTCGCCATCTGGACGATGGTGTCTTCGCACAGCGAGCCTCCGCGCGCCGTCGCGTTCACGGAGTTCGTCACGGACATCCAGGAGGGCAAGGTCACCGAGGTGGTCGTGCGCACCCAAGATGCCACGGGCCACTACCGCTACCGCGTTCGCGGAGCCGACGGCGAGCGCCCGGAGCCGCAGCCGCGCGAGACGTTCGGCATCCTCAGCGACCAGGTCAACGAGATGCTGATGAACAGCGGCGCGCGCGTGGAGTACCAGCCCAAGGAGGAGAACATCCTCGCGGGTGCGCTGCTCACGTGGCTCCCCATGCTGTTCCTGCTGGGCATCTTCTTCTTCTTCATGCGGCAGCTGCAGGCGTCGGGCGGCAAGGCCATGAGCTTCGGCAAGTCCAAGGCGCGCCTGCTCAATGAGAGCCAGAACAAGGTCACCTTCGCAGACGTGGCCGGCATCGACGAGGCCAAGGACGACTGCGAAGAGATCATCGCGTTCCTGAAGGACCCGAAGAAGTTCCAGCGCCTCGGCGGCCGCATCCCCAAGGGCGTGCTCCTCATGGGCGCTCCGGGCACCGGCAAGACGCTCTTGGCGCGCGCCATCGCGGGCGAGGCCGGCGTTCCGTTCTTCAGCATCTCCGGCTCCGACTTCGTGGAGATGTTCGTGGGCGTGGGCGCCTCGCGCGTCCGTGACCTGTTCGAGCAGGGCAAGAAGCACGCGCCGTGCATCATCTTCATCGACGAGATCGACGCGGTCGGTCGGCACCGTGGCTCCGGCCTCGGCGGCGGTCATGACGAGCGCGAGCAGACGCTCAACCAGCTGCTGGTGGAGATGGACGGCTTCGAGTCCACGGACGGCGTCATCATCGTGGCCGCAACCAACCGCCCGGACGTCTTGGACCCGGCCATCCTGCGCCCGGGTCGCTTCGACCGCCGCATCATCGTGGCGCGCCCCGACCTGGGTGGGCGCCTCGGCATCCTGCAGGTGCACACCCGCAAGGTCCCGCTCCACGACGACGTCGAGCTCGAGATCATCGCGCGTGGCTGCCCGGGCTTCTCGGGGGCCGACCTCGAGAACCTGGTCAACGAGGCCGCGCTCTTGGCGGCCCGCCAGGACAAGGACTTCGTCTCCATGCAGGACTTCGAGATGGCGAAGGACAAGGTCCTCATGGGCTCCGAGCGGCGCTCCATGGTCATCAGCGAGAAGGAGAAGAAGACCACCGCCTACCACGAGGCCGGTCACACGCTGGTCGCCAACCTGCTGCCCAACCACGACCCGATCCACAAGGTCACCATCATCCCGCGCGGTCCCGCGCTGGGCGTGACCATGTCGCTGCCCTCCGAGGAGCGCCTCAGCTACTCGGCGGCGTGGGTGCGTGACCGCATCGCCATGGCCCTCGGCGGCCGCATCGCAGAGGAGATCGTCTTCGGTCAGCTCACCACGGGCGCCTCGGACGACTTCAAGAAGGCCACACAGCTGGCGCGCTCCATGGTCACCGAGTGGGGCATGAGCGAGAAGCTGGGGCCCCTGGCCTATGTCGAGAAGGAAGACTCGGGCTTCCTGGGCAGCAACCACCACAAGGACTACTCGGAAGAGACCGCCAAGGAGATCGACGACGAGGTCCGCACGATCATCCGCGAGCAGTACGCCCGGGCGCGCTCCCTGCTGGAGGCCAACCGCGACAAGCTCGAGGCCATTGCCGAGGCGCTGCTGGAGCGCGAGACGCTGGACCGCGAAGAGATCGAGGCCGTGATGGGCGGAGGCCCGTTGCCCCCGAACCGCCACATCATCGTCCCGAGCTACGCGGAGAAGCGCCGCGACCAGAAGGACAAGAAGAAGGGCTCCATCTTCCAGCCGCGGCCGCGCGAGGTACCCACCCCCGGCTGA
- the tilS gene encoding tRNA lysidine(34) synthetase TilS, translating into MLADVLVGLAEAFALTVTVASVDHGLRPEAPEEVQHVAQLSQGWGVPFRGLALALEPGPGAPARARQARYQALEALRRELGADVVAVGHTRDDQAETVLARLLRGSGVRGLRGIAPAREDAVVRPLIDCARADVHAYLETRGQGADERMRDGRNVLVAVTDPSNHDHAFERVRLRHVTLPALRVEDAEVDRHLAELADDARDLVELVERQGAQLLDAALVPQSGFRCLDVLTLRAAPRALRLEALRQLVEGALTPAVTCRRAHLLELEQAVRAGAGAHILVGRGVSFRRVGDHLVEERTPAGRDHDRGGLRPGSEETTKLYV; encoded by the coding sequence GTGCTCGCCGACGTGCTCGTGGGCCTCGCAGAAGCGTTCGCGCTGACGGTGACGGTGGCATCCGTGGACCATGGCTTGCGTCCCGAAGCGCCTGAGGAAGTGCAGCACGTGGCGCAGTTGTCGCAGGGATGGGGTGTCCCGTTCCGTGGCCTCGCGCTCGCGCTCGAGCCCGGTCCGGGAGCGCCGGCACGAGCACGCCAGGCTCGCTACCAGGCCCTCGAAGCGCTGCGGCGCGAGCTCGGTGCCGACGTGGTGGCCGTGGGCCACACCCGCGATGACCAAGCCGAGACCGTGTTGGCGCGGCTCCTACGCGGCAGCGGCGTGCGCGGCCTGCGCGGCATCGCTCCCGCGCGCGAGGACGCGGTGGTTCGTCCGCTCATCGACTGCGCGCGCGCCGACGTGCACGCCTATCTCGAAACCCGCGGGCAGGGCGCCGACGAGCGCATGCGTGACGGACGTAACGTCTTGGTGGCGGTGACCGACCCAAGCAATCATGACCATGCCTTCGAGCGCGTTCGTCTGCGGCACGTCACGCTGCCAGCGCTACGCGTCGAGGACGCCGAGGTGGACCGTCACCTCGCCGAGCTGGCCGATGACGCCCGCGATCTGGTCGAGCTCGTCGAGCGCCAAGGAGCGCAGCTCCTCGACGCCGCCCTCGTGCCCCAGTCGGGCTTCCGTTGCCTGGACGTCCTCACGCTCCGTGCGGCTCCCAGGGCGCTGCGGCTCGAGGCCCTCCGTCAGCTCGTCGAGGGCGCGCTCACGCCAGCGGTCACGTGCCGTCGCGCGCACCTGCTGGAGCTCGAGCAAGCCGTTCGGGCGGGCGCCGGGGCTCACATCCTCGTCGGACGCGGCGTCTCCTTTCGTCGGGTGGGCGACCACTTGGTCGAAGAGCGCACGCCTGCTGGAAGAGACCACGACCGAGGGGGGTTGCGCCCCGGCTCGGAAGAGACCACAAAGTTATATGTGTAA
- a CDS encoding winged helix-turn-helix transcriptional regulator, protein MLDLKQDVDPILETFVFLYTESRRATKDVAREHGLTGPQVTVLKLLEGVGDLSLSELSERIQARNSTITGIVDRMQRDGLVVRRRSERDRRVIEIVLTPRGQELARAIPVQPMQMFASALRSLPREDREALRRILRAMSDHVRTLTEDAPPT, encoded by the coding sequence ATGCTCGACCTGAAGCAGGACGTGGATCCCATCCTCGAGACATTCGTGTTCCTCTACACGGAGAGCCGGCGCGCCACGAAGGACGTGGCCCGCGAGCACGGTCTGACCGGGCCGCAGGTGACGGTGCTCAAGCTGCTCGAGGGGGTGGGCGATCTCTCGCTGTCCGAGCTCTCGGAGCGGATCCAGGCGCGGAACAGCACCATCACGGGGATCGTCGACCGCATGCAGCGGGACGGACTGGTGGTGCGGCGCCGCTCCGAGCGCGATCGCCGGGTCATCGAGATCGTGCTGACCCCCCGCGGTCAAGAGCTGGCCCGCGCCATCCCGGTGCAGCCCATGCAGATGTTCGCGTCCGCGCTGCGCTCGCTGCCACGTGAGGACCGCGAGGCCCTGCGGCGCATCCTGCGCGCCATGAGCGATCACGTTCGGACCCTGACCGAAGACGCCCCGCCCACCTGA
- a CDS encoding enoyl-CoA hydratase/isomerase family protein, which translates to MEDRGYGAITVGLDGHVATITLNNPERKNALSPRMVNELLYALDDARDTPAVRVIVLTGAGESFCAGGDLKQMAGDGPELERRGDFDDLLLRFVGLHKPVVAAVRGHAMGGGLGLVAAADFAIAEADATLGTPEIKRGLFPMMIMAPLQRVMPRRALMNMMLLGEKLTADDALALGILSHVVKPGELDAKVAEVAGKLAAQSPTAMQMGLAAFHHQADMGIKAAVPYLRDQLYALLKTEDAKEGLMAFFQKRAPVWKGR; encoded by the coding sequence ATGGAAGACCGAGGATATGGAGCGATCACCGTCGGACTCGACGGCCACGTGGCGACCATCACGCTCAACAACCCGGAGCGCAAGAACGCCCTCTCGCCGCGCATGGTGAACGAGCTGCTCTACGCGCTCGACGACGCGCGGGACACCCCGGCGGTGCGCGTCATCGTGCTGACCGGCGCGGGGGAGTCGTTCTGCGCGGGCGGCGACCTCAAGCAGATGGCGGGCGACGGTCCCGAGCTCGAGCGCCGTGGCGACTTCGACGACCTGTTGCTGCGCTTCGTGGGCCTGCACAAGCCCGTGGTAGCCGCCGTGCGGGGGCATGCCATGGGCGGCGGGCTGGGGCTGGTGGCGGCGGCGGACTTCGCCATCGCCGAGGCCGACGCGACGTTGGGCACCCCCGAGATCAAGCGCGGGCTGTTCCCCATGATGATCATGGCCCCGCTGCAGCGGGTGATGCCGCGTCGGGCACTCATGAACATGATGCTGCTGGGCGAGAAGCTCACCGCGGACGACGCGCTCGCGCTGGGCATCCTCTCGCACGTGGTGAAGCCCGGTGAGCTGGACGCGAAGGTGGCCGAGGTGGCGGGCAAGCTCGCCGCACAGAGCCCGACAGCGATGCAGATGGGGCTAGCGGCGTTCCACCACCAGGCGGACATGGGCATCAAGGCGGCCGTGCCGTACCTGCGCGACCAGCTCTACGCCCTGCTCAAGACCGAAGACGCGAAAGAAGGCCTGATGGCCTTCTTCCAGAAGCGCGCGCCCGTTTGGAAGGGGCGCTAG
- a CDS encoding DUF642 domain-containing protein has product MKPTRALRRIPALLCLVLLTVGSLPALAQRGGPTATPLQNPDMQLQDQLIRAGSLGANDLRSCDRFLSRATSPLTQTRFVVRTLNGRLEVNASQNPGGPQYTSCLEVVMGNAILQAAQSLGQTVPYNSNPVAVDVPMPFAGQGAVPPQNPQPVYVPTQPQPQPVYVPPQPVTQVQYSPVFQEPGRFVVRNVRLAGQGPSITVSNGGVVEGTMEIQHNCPGCGGAINQVIVGLGGEAQAQQCVWNGGSHSRGFETVRFQLVIPNQPGTYEVRVRYAQAYSCQQGALGWWRVDRPAGPDARSNIGVVIVQPQSPPPVVVQPQPTQPPPQQGGNLLFDGGFEQQRLAPGTWQVLSALPGWQLASGPGIELQNNVAGRAAEGAQFVELDSHSSSAIYQDVQTVPGQHYDLRLAFSARPGTPRVDNSVAVVLNGQVVSTLEAEGSHLSDTQWSYQTIRFQATGNSTRIELRHVGRSNGLGGYVDDVSLIAVDGRGPGRGRGRGRWR; this is encoded by the coding sequence ATGAAGCCGACACGCGCGCTGCGCCGCATCCCTGCTCTGCTCTGCCTCGTCCTGCTGACGGTGGGCTCCCTGCCCGCGTTGGCCCAGCGCGGGGGCCCCACGGCCACCCCGCTCCAGAACCCGGACATGCAGCTGCAGGACCAGCTCATCCGGGCCGGCTCGCTCGGCGCGAACGACCTGCGCTCGTGCGACCGCTTCCTCTCGCGGGCCACGTCTCCGCTCACGCAGACGCGCTTCGTGGTGCGCACGCTCAACGGGCGCCTCGAGGTCAACGCCAGCCAGAACCCCGGCGGCCCCCAGTACACCTCGTGCCTCGAGGTGGTGATGGGAAACGCCATCCTGCAGGCGGCGCAGTCCCTCGGGCAGACCGTCCCGTACAACAGTAACCCCGTGGCCGTGGACGTCCCCATGCCATTCGCAGGCCAGGGCGCCGTGCCGCCCCAGAACCCGCAGCCGGTTTACGTCCCCACCCAGCCGCAGCCGCAGCCGGTGTACGTGCCGCCGCAGCCCGTGACGCAGGTCCAGTACTCGCCCGTGTTCCAGGAGCCCGGGCGCTTCGTGGTGCGCAACGTGCGTCTCGCCGGTCAGGGCCCCTCCATCACGGTGTCGAACGGCGGCGTGGTCGAAGGCACCATGGAGATCCAGCACAACTGCCCCGGCTGCGGCGGCGCCATCAACCAGGTCATCGTGGGCCTCGGCGGTGAGGCCCAGGCGCAGCAGTGCGTGTGGAACGGTGGCTCGCACAGCCGCGGCTTCGAGACCGTGCGCTTCCAGCTGGTCATCCCCAACCAGCCCGGCACCTACGAGGTCCGCGTTCGCTATGCCCAGGCCTACTCGTGCCAGCAGGGCGCGCTCGGCTGGTGGCGGGTGGACCGCCCGGCCGGCCCGGACGCGCGCTCGAACATCGGCGTGGTCATCGTGCAGCCGCAGAGCCCGCCGCCCGTGGTGGTGCAGCCGCAGCCCACGCAGCCTCCGCCCCAGCAGGGGGGCAACCTGCTCTTCGACGGCGGCTTCGAGCAGCAGCGCCTCGCGCCCGGCACGTGGCAGGTGCTCTCCGCGCTGCCCGGCTGGCAGCTGGCGTCCGGCCCCGGCATCGAGCTCCAGAACAACGTGGCGGGCCGCGCGGCCGAGGGCGCGCAGTTCGTGGAGCTGGACAGCCACTCGTCATCGGCCATCTATCAGGACGTGCAGACGGTGCCCGGACAGCACTACGACCTGCGCCTCGCGTTCAGCGCGCGTCCCGGCACGCCGCGCGTGGACAACAGCGTGGCGGTGGTCTTGAACGGACAGGTCGTGTCCACCCTCGAGGCCGAGGGCAGCCACCTGAGCGACACGCAGTGGAGCTACCAGACCATCCGCTTCCAGGCGACGGGGAACAGCACGCGCATCGAGCTGCGCCACGTGGGCCGCTCGAACGGTCTCGGCGGCTACGTGGACGACGTCTCGCTCATCGCGGTGGATGGCCGTGGCCCGGGTCGCGGTCGTGGCCGTGGCCGCTGGCGCTGA
- the recJ gene encoding single-stranded-DNA-specific exonuclease RecJ, whose product MIERPGYRLRPPDVAHARALGRELGLGASVAQVLLHRNLGEVAAARSYLEPTLGGLSDPAGMRGRAEACERLAFAAKHGQRVAIFGDYDVDGTTSTAILSDVLEALGAEVMPFVANRFAGGYGFSEPALAACLAVSPDVIVTCDCGSSDHPRIAAARARGVDVIVVDHHLVPDEPLPALAFLNPHQPGCEFPFKWMCSAGLAFTLGAGVRAALGSKLDLRPWLDLVALGTVADVMPLEGDNRRLVRAGLRLLGAPNARPGIAALRENARVRPGTAIGGQDIAFKFGPRLNAAGRLADPVLTLQLLRARSPVDARMLAGRIEQLNDERKAVERAVTEQAVAQARTVYGDHPTSGIVVAERGWHRGVVGISAARLVERFGVPAVVIALDEAGVGHGSGRTPDGYHLHDAFSACRGDLLKFGGHAMAAGLSMDEARLDALRAGFAAATPRRDHTRPLPLVDVEVGDTFALPSATDLQGLEPLGEGNPSPLFALAARVIDARAVGDGQHLKLTLRAGGEKLTAFQRDGGPSADSVATEIVAVGTLSPDHYRGGGALELSVQALIQP is encoded by the coding sequence GTGATCGAGCGCCCGGGCTACCGGCTGCGGCCTCCCGATGTGGCCCATGCACGCGCCCTCGGGCGAGAGCTGGGGCTGGGTGCCAGCGTGGCGCAGGTGCTGCTGCACCGGAACTTGGGAGAGGTGGCCGCAGCGCGCTCTTACCTCGAGCCCACCCTGGGTGGGCTGTCCGACCCAGCCGGCATGCGCGGCCGCGCGGAGGCGTGTGAGCGGTTGGCGTTCGCCGCGAAGCACGGCCAGCGGGTGGCCATCTTCGGCGACTACGACGTGGACGGGACCACCAGCACCGCCATCCTGAGCGACGTGCTGGAGGCGCTCGGCGCGGAGGTGATGCCGTTCGTCGCCAACCGCTTCGCGGGCGGCTATGGCTTCAGCGAGCCGGCGCTGGCCGCCTGCCTCGCGGTGTCTCCGGACGTGATCGTCACGTGCGATTGCGGCAGCAGCGATCACCCGCGCATCGCCGCCGCCCGTGCTCGCGGCGTGGACGTGATCGTGGTGGACCACCACTTGGTGCCGGACGAGCCGCTGCCGGCGCTGGCCTTCCTCAACCCACATCAGCCCGGCTGTGAGTTCCCGTTCAAGTGGATGTGCAGCGCAGGCCTCGCCTTCACCCTGGGCGCGGGCGTCCGCGCGGCGCTCGGCAGCAAGTTGGACCTGCGCCCTTGGCTGGACTTGGTGGCGCTGGGCACGGTGGCCGACGTGATGCCCCTCGAGGGCGACAACCGGCGACTGGTGCGCGCGGGCCTGCGCTTGTTGGGGGCGCCCAACGCGCGTCCGGGCATCGCCGCGCTGCGCGAGAACGCCCGCGTGCGCCCGGGCACGGCCATCGGTGGCCAGGACATCGCGTTCAAGTTCGGGCCGCGCCTCAACGCAGCCGGGCGCTTGGCGGACCCGGTGCTCACGCTGCAGCTCCTGCGCGCGCGCAGCCCGGTGGACGCGCGCATGCTGGCCGGGCGCATCGAGCAGCTGAACGACGAGCGCAAGGCGGTGGAGCGCGCGGTCACGGAGCAGGCCGTGGCGCAAGCCCGCACGGTCTACGGCGACCACCCCACGAGCGGCATCGTGGTGGCGGAGCGAGGTTGGCATCGTGGCGTGGTGGGCATCTCGGCGGCGCGCTTGGTGGAGCGCTTCGGCGTCCCCGCCGTGGTCATCGCCCTGGACGAAGCGGGTGTGGGGCACGGCAGCGGCCGCACGCCCGATGGCTATCACCTGCACGACGCGTTCAGCGCGTGCCGTGGTGACCTGCTCAAGTTCGGCGGCCACGCCATGGCGGCCGGGCTGTCCATGGACGAGGCGCGGCTCGACGCGCTGCGGGCCGGCTTCGCGGCCGCCACTCCGCGTCGCGACCACACACGCCCGCTCCCGCTGGTGGACGTGGAGGTGGGAGACACCTTTGCGCTGCCCAGCGCGACGGACCTGCAGGGGCTCGAGCCCCTCGGCGAGGGCAACCCCTCGCCGCTCTTCGCGCTGGCCGCGCGTGTCATCGATGCGCGCGCGGTGGGTGACGGCCAGCACCTGAAGCTCACGCTCCGGGCGGGTGGCGAGAAGCTCACGGCCTTCCAGCGTGATGGGGGCCCCAGCGCGGACAGCGTGGCGACGGAGATCGTGGCGGTGGGCACCCTGTCACCGGACCACTATCGCGGCGGCGGCGCGCTGGAGCTCAGCGTCCAGGCGCTCATCCAGCCCTGA
- the secD gene encoding protein translocase subunit SecD, which produces MDRGLYLRFATVVGVALLAGLQLWPTIDDWRVSSDPDAGRTAPELVTEWFSGRISPGLDIRGGLRLQYEVEVEEYIRDRRDTLSEQLVRKLGVLLEVYGENDADTATREQLEQVAEQVQVATLSGGLRATVTFTGSVPQAFDRDWLRDEGFGEMRIVSTTGNVVTLEMREDNLDTLRATAVQQAQHTVEERINTLGIAETTVMARDSDIIVEVPGATEEQFERIRSIIARTARLEFKVLDDEGDYVAGLRDGLPEGVTMLVESTSAGEERPSVSVSYLFSAMADGEESSVAAYQRLEAYVATLDVPTGHELLMGEVGGPTARAQDRGWRTFYVFSSANVTGEDVEDAAVAFDPTQGNAPYVGLRFNTRGADRFEELTGRNVKRRMAIVLDDKVFSAPVINQRIGGGNAQITLGGGMGGQEAIEEANDLVVVLKAGALPAPLRPANEQLIGPTLGQDSIEKGGLGALIGIGLVLLMMAIYYQVAGLVADVMVVLNVVLLLALMAALGATLTLPGVAAIALTVGMAVDANVLITERIREELRLGKSPRAAVDQGFSRAFSSIFDGQITTFIAGIVLFQFGTGPIKGFAVMLMLGIVTSLFTGIFCSRVMLDWIVRGLKVERLRVG; this is translated from the coding sequence ATGGATAGAGGCTTGTACCTACGTTTCGCGACCGTGGTCGGTGTCGCGCTCTTGGCGGGGCTCCAGCTCTGGCCGACCATCGACGACTGGCGGGTGTCCTCGGACCCCGACGCGGGGCGCACGGCGCCGGAGCTCGTCACGGAGTGGTTCTCGGGCCGCATCAGCCCGGGTCTCGACATCCGTGGCGGCTTGCGGCTGCAGTACGAGGTGGAGGTCGAGGAGTACATCCGTGATCGCCGCGACACCCTGAGCGAACAGCTCGTGCGCAAGCTGGGCGTGCTGCTCGAAGTGTACGGCGAGAACGACGCCGACACCGCGACGCGCGAGCAGCTCGAGCAGGTGGCCGAGCAGGTGCAGGTGGCCACGTTGAGTGGCGGCCTCCGTGCGACGGTGACCTTCACCGGGAGCGTCCCCCAGGCGTTCGACCGTGACTGGCTCCGCGACGAGGGCTTCGGTGAGATGCGCATCGTGTCCACCACGGGCAACGTCGTCACGCTGGAGATGCGTGAGGACAACCTCGACACCCTCCGGGCGACGGCCGTGCAGCAGGCCCAGCACACCGTCGAAGAGCGCATCAACACGCTCGGTATCGCCGAGACCACCGTCATGGCGCGCGACTCCGACATCATCGTCGAGGTCCCCGGCGCCACCGAGGAGCAGTTCGAGCGCATCCGCAGCATCATCGCCCGCACCGCTCGCCTCGAGTTCAAGGTGCTCGACGACGAGGGTGACTACGTCGCCGGGCTCCGCGACGGTCTGCCCGAGGGCGTGACCATGCTCGTCGAGAGCACCTCGGCAGGCGAAGAGCGCCCGAGCGTGAGCGTCTCCTACTTGTTCTCCGCCATGGCGGATGGCGAAGAGTCGTCGGTCGCGGCCTACCAACGCCTCGAGGCCTACGTTGCCACGCTGGACGTGCCGACCGGCCACGAGCTCCTGATGGGCGAGGTCGGGGGCCCCACGGCTCGCGCCCAAGACCGCGGCTGGCGCACGTTCTACGTGTTCAGCAGCGCGAACGTCACGGGTGAAGACGTGGAAGACGCGGCCGTCGCGTTCGACCCCACCCAGGGCAACGCCCCGTACGTCGGCCTGCGCTTCAACACCCGCGGCGCGGACCGCTTCGAGGAGCTCACCGGTCGCAACGTGAAGCGCCGCATGGCCATCGTCCTCGACGACAAGGTCTTCAGTGCCCCCGTCATCAACCAGCGCATCGGCGGCGGCAACGCGCAGATCACGCTCGGCGGCGGCATGGGCGGCCAAGAGGCCATCGAAGAGGCCAACGACCTGGTGGTCGTGCTCAAGGCGGGCGCGCTGCCCGCGCCCCTCCGCCCGGCCAACGAGCAGCTCATCGGGCCCACGCTCGGCCAAGACTCCATCGAGAAGGGCGGCCTCGGCGCGCTCATCGGCATCGGCCTCGTGCTCCTCATGATGGCCATCTACTACCAGGTGGCCGGGCTCGTGGCCGACGTCATGGTGGTGCTCAACGTGGTCCTGCTGCTGGCGCTCATGGCGGCCCTCGGCGCCACGCTCACGCTGCCCGGTGTGGCGGCCATCGCGCTCACCGTGGGTATGGCCGTGGACGCCAACGTGCTCATCACCGAGCGCATCCGAGAAGAGCTGCGCCTCGGCAAGTCGCCTCGCGCGGCGGTGGATCAGGGCTTCTCGAGGGCGTTCTCCTCCATCTTCGACGGCCAGATCACCACGTTCATCGCGGGCATCGTGCTCTTCCAGTTCGGCACCGGCCCCATCAAGGGCTTCGCCGTCATGCTCATGCTCGGCATCGTGACCTCTCTCTTCACGGGTATCTTCTGCTCCAGGGTCATGCTCGATTGGATCGTGCGTGGCCTCAAGGTCGAGCGTCTGCGGGTCGGGTGA
- the yajC gene encoding preprotein translocase subunit YajC yields MLRLQPESTGGAADSAGATGGAGAPASPLDGCAGGSSTMLMLVVMLAFMYFFVLRPEQKRAKEREVTLKALMKGDIVRTNSGIRGEIVSFSNDNRDVILEIAPKTRINVFRAQILGKEAPGTDSGTTSPADKSDKADKADKKKD; encoded by the coding sequence ATGCTCCGATTGCAACCGGAGTCCACGGGCGGCGCCGCCGACTCGGCGGGCGCCACGGGTGGCGCAGGAGCACCAGCCAGCCCGCTCGATGGCTGCGCGGGTGGCTCGTCCACGATGCTCATGCTCGTGGTCATGCTGGCGTTCATGTACTTCTTCGTGCTGCGCCCCGAGCAGAAGCGCGCCAAGGAGCGAGAGGTCACGCTGAAGGCCCTCATGAAGGGGGACATCGTCCGCACCAACAGCGGCATCCGCGGCGAGATCGTCAGCTTCTCGAACGACAATCGGGACGTGATCCTCGAGATCGCTCCGAAGACCCGGATCAACGTGTTTCGCGCGCAGATCCTGGGCAAGGAAGCTCCGGGCACGGACTCCGGCACCACCAGCCCGGCCGACAAGTCGGACAAGGCTGACAAAGCCGACAAGAAGAAGGACTGA